One genomic region from Phragmites australis chromosome 1, lpPhrAust1.1, whole genome shotgun sequence encodes:
- the LOC133910672 gene encoding probable protein phosphatase 2C 2, with amino-acid sequence MVAGAEVMHQVVPLLEAPFHRCVVKSVEVVEEVVGVAPTLVQPAASPKAVVEVAVEVPDLVFKRSSNAGGSVSAESLQFVPSIRSGSFADIGPRQYMEDEHIRIDDLSGHLGSLLMCTVPSAFYGVFDGHGGSDAAAYMKKHAMRLFFADDEFPQTSQEDGAFAESVEDSIRKAFLRADLALADDSVINRSAGTTALTALVLGRQLLVANAGDCRAVLCRKGVAVEMSRDHRPTYDAERQRVVESGGYIEDGYLNGVLSVTRALGDWDMKMPQGLSSPLIAEPEILWTTLTEDDEFLIIGCDGIWDVMTSQHAVSTVRKGLRRHDDPERCARELAMEAKRLETFDNLTVIVVCFVSELGGSSAPLEQAPAGGRIRCCKSLSPEALCNLRRWLESDH; translated from the exons ATGGTGGCCGGGGCGGAGGTGATGCATCAGGTCGTGCCACTGCTGGAGGCGCCGTTCCACCGGTGCGTCGTCAAGAGCGTGGAGGTCGTCGAGGAGGTGGTCGGGGTGGCGCCCACGCTGGTGCAGCCTGCGGCGTCGCCGAAGGCGGTTGTGGAGGTCGCCGTCGAGGTGCCCGATTTG GTGTTCAAGAGATCTTCTAATGCTGGGGGTAGTGTATCTGCGGAATCACTGCAATTTGTCCCTAGCATTCGATCTGGTAGCTTTGCTGATATTGGACCTAGGCAATACATGGAAGATGAACATATCCGAATTGATGATCTTTCTGGTCATCTTGGCTCACTGTTGATGTGCACTGTGCCTAGTGCCTTCTATGGG GTGTTTGATGGGCATGGGGGTTCCGATGCAGCTGCATACATGAAAAAGCATGCAATGAGGCTGTTCTTTGCAGATGATGAATTCCCACAAACATCACAAGAAGATGGTGCTTTTGCTGAATCTGTTGAGGATTCAATCCGCAAAGCTTTCTTGCGGGCTGACCTTGCTCTGGCTGATGACTCGGTCATCAACCGTTCTGCTGGAACCACAGCGCTGACAGCATTGGTCCTTGGGAG GCAGCTATTGGTTGCGAATGCTGGGGATTGCCGTGCAGTCCTGTGTAGGAAAGGCGTAGCAGTGGAGATGTCTCGGGATCACAGACCAACCTATGATGCAGAGCGTCAAAGGGTTGTCGAATCTGGTGGATACATTGAAGATGGTTACCTCAACGGAGTGCTCTCTGTGACCCGGGCTTTAGGGGATTGGGACATGAAAATGCCTCAAGGCTTGTCGTCACCTCTTATTGCTGAGCCAGAGATCCTCTGGACCACCCTCACCGAGGACGACGAATTCCTCATCATAGGCTGCGACGGGATATGGGATGTGATGACCAGTCAGCATGCGGTCAGCACTGTCCGCAAGGGACTCCGGCGTcacgacgacccagagaggtgCGCACGGGAGCTCGCCATGGAGGCGAAGAGGCTCGAAACCTTTGACAACCTCACGGTAATCGTGGTCTGCTTTGTGTCTGAGCTTGGCGGCAGTTCGGCGCCTCTAGAGCAGGCGCCGGCTGGGGGCAGGATAAGGTGCTGCAAGAGCCTGTCTCCGGAAGCCCTTTGCAACCTGAGGAGATGGCTGGAATCTGACCATTAG